A single Anas platyrhynchos isolate ZD024472 breed Pekin duck chromosome 17, IASCAAS_PekinDuck_T2T, whole genome shotgun sequence DNA region contains:
- the LOC139998929 gene encoding protein S100-A13-like translates to MSPGCPWERPVPPVPPVPPVPEEASPLERGLHAVVGTFYQYAGAPGGGGEPSLDPRAFQGLLRRELGHQLRDTGHPEAVAAVFALLDANGDRRISFAEYWQLVAWLCHVLRHRHYGADAPPGPPLPPDGPPPAAGGLGGEQ, encoded by the exons ATGTCCCCAGGGTGCCCTTGGGAGAGGCCTG tgcccccagtgcccccagtgcccccagtgccgGAGGAGGCGTCCCCACTGGAGCGGGGGCTGCACGCCGTGGTGGGCACCTTCTACCAGTACGcgggggcgccgggggggggcggcgagcCCAGCCTGGACCCCCGCGCCTTCCAGGGGCTGCTGCGCCGCGAGCTGGGCCACCAGCTGAGA GACACGGGGCACCCCGAGGCGGTGGCCGCCGTCTTCGCGCTGCTGGACGCCAACGGGGACCGGCGCATCTCCTTCGCCGAGTACTGGCAGCTGGTGGCCTGGCTGTGCCACGTCCTGCGGCACCGCCACTACGGCGCCGAcgcccccccggggccccccctgccccccgacggccccccccccgccgctggggggctggggggcgagCAATAA